From Equus przewalskii isolate Varuska chromosome 28, EquPr2, whole genome shotgun sequence, a single genomic window includes:
- the LOC103545383 gene encoding LOW QUALITY PROTEIN: zinc finger protein 892 (The sequence of the model RefSeq protein was modified relative to this genomic sequence to represent the inferred CDS: substituted 1 base at 1 genomic stop codon) encodes MDFAHVEVDQLNSAQRNMGLDLKVENCGSLVFWDSESIPETKVSLSKQEVYEVSSERQLVIERLKKDDSWDPRLIEAWECEGTLERQKRNQEKDLRQVIIKHKKTPMEGCSDMGEKSSPIKHQKVYSVKKPXKCNECGKSFGYYSAFILHQRIHTGEKPYVCNECGKAFSRSLSLIQHQRIHTGEKPYGCNKCGKAFSHRSALIQHHIIHTGEKPYECNECGKAFNQSTYLIQHHRIHTGEKPYKCKECGKAFNDTSSLLKHQRVHTGEKPYGCKECGRAFSDRSGLAQHHRTHTGEKPYGCSECGKAFSYCSALIQHQGTHTGEKPYKCNECGKAFSDRSALVRHQRIHTGETPYKCKECEKAFSQSSYLTKHLRTHTGEKPYKCNDCDKAFSQSSSLIQHQKTHTGGKPYKCKKIEKTFSVHSAFHQHKEIHDELNAVDS; translated from the exons ATGGATTTTGCCCATGTGGAGGTGGACCAGCTGAATTCTGCCCAGAGGAACATGGGCCTGGATCTGAAGGTGGAGAATTGTGGAAGCCTGGTATTTTGGG attcTGAATCTATACCTGAAACTAAAGTGTCCCTTTCAAAGCAGGAAGTTTATGAAGTATCATCTGAAAGGCAGCTGGTAATAGAAAGACTTAAAAAGGATGATTCCTGGGATCCCAGATTGATAGAAGCCTGGGAATGTGAAGGCACAttggaaaggcagaaaagaaatcaGGAGAAAGATTTAAGGCAAGTCATAATTAAACACAAGAAAACCCCTATGGAAGGTTGTAGTGATATGGGGGAAAAGTCAAGCCCAATTAAACATCAGAAGGTTTACTCGGTAAAAAAGCCTTGAAAGTGCAATGAGTGTGGGAAGTCCTTCGGTTACTACTCAGCCTTTATCctacatcagagaattcatactggagagaagccctatgtatgtaatgaatgtgggaaggccttcagtcGGAGCTTATCACTTATTcagcatcagagaattcacactggagagaaaccttatgggTGTAAcaaatgtgggaaagctttcagtcatCGCTCAGCCCTTATTCAGCATCATATtattcatactggagaaaaaccctatgaatgcaatgaatgtgggaaggccttcaacCAAAGCACTTACCTTATTCAACACCACAGAAtacacactggagagaaaccctataaatgcaaagaatgtgggaaagctttcaatGACACCTCATCCCTTCTTAAACATCAAAGggttcatactggagagaaaccctatggaTGTAAAGAGTGTGGGAGAGCCTTTAGTGACAGGTCAGGGCTTGCTCAACATCACAGAACTCATACAGGGGAAAAGCCATATGGatgtagtgaatgtgggaaagccttcagttaCTGTTCAGCCCTTATTCAACATCAAGGCACCCATACTGGGgagaaaccttacaaatgtaacgaatgtgggaaagccttcagtgacCGCTCAGCTCTTGTAagacatcagagaattcatactggagagacaccttacaaatgtaaagaatgtgAGAAGGCCTTCAGTCAGAGCTCATACCTTACAAAGCATCtgagaactcatactggagagaaaccgtATAAATGCAATGATTGTGACAAAGCCTTCAGCCAGAGTTCATCTCTTATTCAACATCAGAAAACTCATACAGGAGGAAAACCCTACAAAtgtaagaaaattgagaaaaccttCAGTGTGCATTCAGCCTTTCATCAACATAAAGAAATTCATGATGAACTGAATGCAGTAGATTCAtga
- the LOC139080114 gene encoding protein FAM240B-like, translated as MNNQYIRREVFCCETCHELKSFWEKEISKQTCYRELEEDRQGRSVLKR; from the coding sequence ATGAACAATCAATACATCCGTCGTGAAGTCTTCTGCTGTGAAACTTGTCACGAGCTCAAAAGCTTCTGGGAAAAAGAAATTAGCAAACAGACTTGTTACCGGGAGCTGGAGGAAGATCGCCAGGGAAGGAGCGTCCTGAAAAGGTAG